The following DNA comes from Sebastes umbrosus isolate fSebUmb1 chromosome 8, fSebUmb1.pri, whole genome shotgun sequence.
CACCCATAAAAAATCAGAGTGCAGCTGCTCTCAGTGTCCTCTGGAGACAGCACTGATGTGTCCTCTCAGCCTCTCCGACAGAGCTACACTAGATGACCACATATTAAACTGTCACTGTCCTCGCCATGAGAGTTGTGTCCTGAACAAGGCCAGGAGGGCGTGTTATGATCTGATGTAGCAGCAGCGCTGCAGGGAGGACCATCGCAACACCAGGATCCTCCTCTGCAGCGCTGCTGACGCCTCAGCCCCCAAGGACCAGGACCGGCCTAGTTAGGAAGCTCGGCTGCTGGTCGTCGTACAGGAATCCTCCACCGAGCAGGCGCCCTGTTTAGGCTGATTGTTCACTGTGCTCAAGTAGAGTGGCGTGGTGCCTCATTAGGTCCTAAATGAGTTTCAGCGTGGAGCTGGATCCTGGCAGAGACCTGCTCTGGGTGCTAGCTGGATGGGCCTGTGGCTGACCCACAGCTGCCCAAATAAGACCTCTAAAGTCCCAGAATTCTCATTTTATAGTGAGttcatgcttttattctgataagatggatttattttcattttcaaagctGGTTTTGACATTTGGGATGCTGCTCCACCTTGATCCTGTATCAGGTCTTTGCTGTTTGCGGGCCATAAACACTAGTGCTggcgagatgaagcttcatgaagcactgaagctttccagcaaattggttcgcaaaagggttcatttcacgAGGCTTCATCTGGGCTTCATATGCACCAGAAACCACCCGTCGGTCAaatagtgtaaaacaggcagatacaTTGCAGATGTGTGGCAGTGGTTTAACCGGGCGCAGGGCACTGAATATGCTTGTGTAACTAAAGGAAAATGATAGATGGAAGacattaattgtttttattcaggaatAATACGCTgaatttaacatgggagggttcAGGTcatatccacgctgaccctccaacgttttagactccctgaggtttgttttggttgacggatacggaacggatatgacgtcacgtcactcagactacaacaataaaagcggtaacttccttctacatCCACATAGATTCAGATGAAGCAAATCTATCAATACtgacattaaaacatctatttcaaaatcctTTAAATAATCGGGATACAtgggtgaatcgatttttttcccacccctagtgttCAGGTGTTCTAGCTGACATgatatcaattcaattcaatttgatatagcatcaaatcttaacagaagttatctcgagacgctttatatatagagcaggtcttagaccgcactctatagtttagagacccaacaagagatcccaccaagTGTGGGACCAACAACATGTGGATATAtttttatacagtattttattaGATGTATATTTATGGGACTTCTGGGCTGactgtctctgtccctctgcGTGTTCAGGTACTACAGGGGGACGCATGGGGTCATAGTGGTTTATGACGTCACGAGTGCCGAGTCCTTCGTCAACGTCAAACGATGGCTACATGAAATCAACCAGAACTGTGATGACGTGTGCCGAATATTAGGTGAGTCTGCTCCGGTCAGTGTCCAGACGCTGGTGTCATCTTCCCACCCTTCATCTAGAATACACCTTGAATCTGGAGCTCACCTGTTTTATTCACAGGCATTGAAGAACTGTTCCCAGCTCTGTTTTAACTGTTTCATCACCTCGATAATATTATCTGTTTTCAGTGGGAAACAAAAACGACGACCCCAACTCCAAGGTGGTGGAGACGACTGACGCTCAGAAGTTTGCAGAGCAGATGGGGATCAACCTGTTTGAGACGAGTGCAAAAGAGAACATCAACGTTGAAGAGGTAACTCAGAGACTAAGACTGTTGGTGTGGTCTGTAGACTGACGCCGTGTTAGTGGGACGTGGCCGGTCTGCCGAGCAGCTCAGCTGAAGGCCTGAATGCTGTAATAGCAGCTGATCAGGAGGCCGTCTCAGCAGCTCATTGTACACACCTTATCTTAAAGtcaattatttcatttattgatttatttatcaattactccgctaattattttctcaattaaagctagggtcggtgAGGTTGAGAAACTAGAAAGAGTTCACTAGATTTAAACCTAAAAACCAGCCCAGTGTTACCAACTCTTCTCCACTGAGAGCAGCAACAcgagctccaaaagtccctaaatctagagaggaAGACACCAagtcatcaacactgacagtccgtcccttcaggtctccctccaaagacactcctcCAACACTATCATTAGGTAGgaggacaggtaggtagacaggtagtcgaatgtaatgattggacaggTTATTAGAGTcctgacagccacagatatcagattttttatttttttatcagaacatttgatttattaattgctGTTATAATTTCAACTAATGTAACAAAAACTGTCAAATGTTTACCAGCCACACCACCTTTAATACCTTTAATACCTTTAATAGatgaattgtttggtctataaaatgtctccCAGTCAGAATGTCCTGACGCCCAACTGGACATCTTCATATAATAATGAACTAATGAACACATTATGTCCTGTttgtgttgtcatggtgatgcagccagaggagagaaagtcgccacataacctgttgttttattattacacattaaacaactGAGATATCATGTATTAATCAGCCATCTTTACAGTTGcttcatattatatatttattttgacacCTTTTGGCCAGAGCCAAGCTAGCCCCCTTTTCCCAGTCTTCATGCTATGCtacgctaagctaagctaagtgtTGACCTTCTCCTCTGACTGGGAGCCAGACTAAGCGCTGCTGTAGGATGTTGGTAGGTTGATATGGAACAGAGTTCATCCACAGCTTGTTTTACAGCTGTCTGATTCTCTATTCTCACCACACATCTGTCGGTGTGTTCTCGTCCTGCAGATGTTCAACTGCATCACAGAGCTCGTGCTACGAGCCAAGAAGGAGGTGCTggccaagcagcagcagcagcaacagaacgACGTGGTCAAACTCACCCGGAACAGTAAACGGAAGAAAAAGTGCTGCTAGCAAACTTCAGGCCATCCGGCGGAGGTCTTCTCTTCACACCTTCATCCTTCAAGATGGACTCAGAGCATCTAAATTAAAGATTTAATAAATATACGgagaaagattaaaaaaatataaataaatggaaaaatgtcCCATCTGGACAAACTAATCAtgaagacttaaaaaaaaaagtgtacagATTTTATTAGTCGTCAAATCAAGTTTTATTTGGACTCCAGCAGATGGCGCTGTTGACCTGAGCTCCTCCCTCCTTAAAGGACCTGCAGGCCGCCAGCCGACCGCCATAACGCTCCGTTTCTAACCACACCCCCCTACACTcagtctgtcctctgtcctcctcatcCACTGCTCACGGGACATTCAGAGTCCACCGACTCTGCGCCTGGCGAGGAGGAGCATTCACCTCTTCTGGatctatttctttctttctagtTTTAtctttgggggggggggggtgtttctCTGAGTCAGAGTGGCAGTCTCACCGCCTCGCTGCAGCTTCAACATTTCAGACACCTGAGTTAGTGCGGCTCACGCCAACAGATCATGAACTGCTGGgtttgcttttatttgacatgatgatgatgatgatgatgatgatgatgatgatgatgattggtAGACGACCTTTAGCCACTAATCCGATGGACAGAACTGGTGACCTTTctcgttttgtttttctgtctataTTTTGCCAAGCTCCCCATCCCCCCGAcgcctgacccctgacccctgacctctgacctcccgtCGTGCTGAGCCAACAgtctttgatttgatttttagtTGACGTGCAGCCGAGCAGCTCTGAACGCTCGCTGCGCTCTTACTACGCTGTCACACTTTGCTTTTTAACCCTTTCCTCCATCTTTTAAAAACAACGACGATACTGCCAATATTCTAGAGTAGAAATCTGAGGAGCTCACTGTTGCCATAGTCGACCCCGTGGGCCCCCGTTGACCCCCGTTGACCCCGTTGGCCCCTAGGCAGGTGAATCAGGCTCTGATGGGACCCTGTGGAGTCCTCAGGAAGTGCTCAGAGctgcctcccctccctccctccatccatccctccctccctgcagcCTCTGGCCTCCTTCCCATCAGCACCTCTCACAGCGACAGATTCACCTCACGAGGACACTCTGGAAACCGTCACCGTGACCTCTAACCGTCGCCATGACCTCCGGTCGTCACCGTGACCTCCAGTCCGCAGCAGACGGTGGTCTGCGAGCATGCAACACTTTGTGTAAAATGCATTTACACTGTTAAGGGTTTACTGTGTTTTCTCAGCCTGCAGAATATTCTCAACAGTTAAATGATGTTAAAGTCTGATGTCAtgttccccccccctccccccgctACCTGTTCAGAGGAGGTGTGTTAGCGGACAGAGGGACTGTTAATGTGAGAACAGATGggctcctctccctctccacgTGCACCGCCAGGCTCGGTGAGAGGCCGAGGCACCGTACGGCGTCTGTTACTGACGTGTGCTTTTATTCCATCTGAATTGGGAGAGTGATCAGAGAGAGCTGAGCGTCTGTCACAACCAGACTCTGGCTGACCTGATCCACGTGGAGAGGTCACGTGACCTCCAGGGCCAAGGGTCGGTATCACTATGGTTTCTATTCATTtcgtgtatgtatatataaatctatttgtgtgtttatattcaGTATAGAACATACACACAGGATCAGCACAGCCAACGTGTGCTGTGGTTGGAACTCAGCCGTCAGCTGTGGTTTGCTGTACACTGGAGAAAAAGAGATGTACTATTCAGTTTCCCTACATGAATTTAATCAGTGATAAACgttttaaaggaataaatatttgacacaTAATGACCTGATCTCATGGTCTGAACTCTGTTTTAAAcctctgtctttttctgttGTTGCTTTCTGTGAATAAACTAGCCTGGGAGGAAGAGAGTGCTCTGGTCTCTGGAAGCTGTACGTCCGTCCGTacgtctgtctgtccacctgtatgtctgtatgtctgtatgtctgtatgtCGGTCTGTCGGTCTGTCGGTCTGTACgtctatctgtctctgtctgtctgtgtgtctgtacgtctatctgtctctgtctgtctgtctgtctgtacgtctgtctgtctttgtctgtctgtctgtacgtccgtctgtctgtctctctgtaccTCTACGTCTGTCTGTACGTCTCTTTGTCTgtacgtctgtctgtctctctgtctctgtctgtacgtctgtctgtccacctgtaTGTCTGTATGTCCTTCTGTTGGTCTGTacatctgtttgtctgtctctgtctgtctgtacgtctgtttatctgtctgtctgtcaattcaattcaaatggctttattggcatgatgTAACACTGCACATGTTGCCAAAGCATATTcaaatgatgattttttttaacaataattacattcataactctcactgtctctctgtgcgtctatttgtctgtctgtacgtctgtgtgtctgtctgtacgtccgtctgtctgtgtgtctctctctctctgtgcgtcTGTacgtctgtgtgtctctctgtgtgtctgtctgtctgtaaaaCAGAGGTGTAAAGACAGAAATCAAACTTTAAATATTGGACACTTGTATTTAAAATACCAGCAGTGGTGGTATTTAAGTATTCAcatatttacttatgtaaaagtaataataccacagtgtaaaatacTCATATATTAAAAGTAGaattacaaaagtattagcatcaataGTAAAAGTAGTTTTGTGTTCTGCTAGTGTCCTCATCACTACTTGTAGCATGAGGCGTTTCCTGCAGCCCAATCGGGTTGCACAGGTAGTCCAGCTCTTCCAGGATGACACATCCATACGTGCAGTCACAAGAAGGTTTGCTGTGTCTCCCAGCACAGTCTCAAGAGCACGGAGGAGATACCAGGCGACCGGCCCTTACACGAGGAGGGCTGGACGGGGCCATAGGGCATCGACCCAGCAGCAGGACCGGTATCTACTAgactactagaacatgttaacatgctgtaatgttaaaaacaacttgattttcttcatactgtcgACCTGAATCTGCCTGCATTTACCATCTGTCCtaaatgctctgttttagcgcattccgacggaattgcaacagaattgcgttgctaggcaacagcttcgGTCTATGTGTACTTCctatcagctgatgtcattcacatccactgcaaccaggaataaactgggacacatttagaatgtttacgtttaaatatatatatatatagatatatatatctatatatatatatattatatatataacatatatatataatatatatatatattatatgagcataatatgagcaGCAAAGGAGCCAAAAACTAGctggatttaaagggactgtttgtaagaatcagaaatgtcttgttaacagcgacacctatggccgttaagtcaactaaaatCAGCGTCCTATTgctcgtgctcgctctacatagacatgaacaagcatcgctcaaaacagtgaggcgacacacgtcagctaaaagcacaatatcactctatatttcagttgcttggcagtaatgttagctgaccagacgaaggtctctccatgaatcaatgttgatcctagtgttggcttttcctgcctcagcctcccgaccgcggccggagggaacgggggagacaccggagttttagtcggagacgataacgtttctctctgcggagccccgtcacttcacaagacacgggaaacctctgttggtctggaggagctgcagcagttatttctgcacaaacgtccactgtacattcactagatattctcagagctaaactaactcttctgcagtgtggagtgagcagcatgcacgtgagagtggagctcgtgagaacgagcgtggtgtgtgagtgaaggcaggcagaggagcagagtacagcagagactccggccctggagaccaaagctacggtctcccccgcgtcctccaaccgcggccaacactgtttaacagacaggcttaactagatacaaccaagaggttttggtgcttccgtatAGTTTGTGTTAGGAgtccgacccgcaatgatttatacatgtaagaagttacaaacagtacctttaacaACAAGGCCCTGCTGGAGGTGTGCTAATCCCTGATCCATGGACCACAAGGCCCTGCTGGAGGTGTGCTGATCCTGGAGCAGGTGGAGAACTGGATTCTGGTTCCTCTTGGACCTTTTTTGGATCGTATCGTGGTCTCTTCTCCTTTCTTGGTAAGTCAAGTCTGTTATTTTCTGACTCTCTccagacttcttcttcttctctccaaaCCCCCCCAACACTTAAACCCTCACACTGAACTAAAAACACCTTAAACACCTTTATCTGCAGTCTTCCTCTAATGAGGATTtatgattaaagctgcagtaggcagtatatttttggcatcactgggcaaaaattccataataacctttcagcatattgtaattcaattgttctgagagaaaacaagacttatgctcctcctcatgtctctgttttcaggctttagaacatctagcccgtgacgggagactttggccaatcacaggtaattccagagagagagcgttcctattggctttgcTCCGGGTGGTGGGTagtgctttgtatttcctcaacagatctcaacatgggtcacaaactttctcattttactgctaaacagtacactacaagatgtttctgaaaacatctgaggagagaaatagacattacagtaacagaatattgattcatatttgatcagcgctgcctagtttgaccgtttgaccggagttcgcgagtgattgacagccggctctcatagacggcagctggacagcagacctcagatcagctcttactgcttcttttcctccggtctgtgaaatcttgcagatgccgttaggagcaccagaggacaccg
Coding sequences within:
- the rab35b gene encoding ras-related protein Rab-35b isoform X1, with product MARDYDYLFKLLIIGDSGVGKSSLLLRFADNTFSGSYITTIGVDFKIRTVEINGEKVKLQIWDTAGQERFRTITSTYYRGTHGVIVVYDVTSAESFVNVKRWLHEINQNCDDVCRILVGNKNDDPNSKVVETTDAQKFAEQMGINLFETSAKENINVEEMFNCITELVLRAKKEVLAKQQQQQQNDVVKLTRNSKRKKKCC